GCCTTAAGCAACGTGACCTTCTTAAAACTATTTGCCAACGTCACCGGGAGCAACCTGAGCAACCAGGCCCTCTTTTCCGTCGGTATGGGGCCTTTCATGAGTGCCATGATTATCTGGCAGGCCGTTCAATCCGTCGCCGACGAGCAGGTCGGCCGGATGACCATTCGCCAGATCAGCTTCTGGAAGTACCTGTTGACCCTTTTTTTGGCCATCATTCAGTCCTTTCAGATGGTCTACTTCATGCGGGCCTCACTGGACCCCATGTACTTGATCGGTACCCAAATCGATATCACCTTTGCCGGTACCATGCTGATCCTGATTGCCGGGGCCATGTTCGTGGCCTGGCTAGCCAACCTTAACGCCGCCATCGGGATCGGGAGCTCCGTCGCCCTGATCGTTCCCGGAATCGTTCGGGGCATCCCCAACAACCTGATGCGCGGGTTTGGGGACAACCACACGGTGCCGTTGAAAATGACGGCCACCACCATTACAATTGCCGTCGTGATTGGCCTCATCTTCCTGATTCTCAGCGTTCTGGTCAACGCCGCCGAGCTGCGCATCCCCATCGAACGGCCGATGCTGGACCGGGAACACTCCAACTCATACCTCCCCATTAAGTTACTCACCTCCGTGGGGATGCCGTTCATGTTCTCCAGCTCCATCTTTACCTTTCCGGGCTACTTCATTAACCAGTCGATTGGCCCAACGACCGACGTACAACGGTTCATCGCCAGTTGGTTCTCCTATCGAACGCCCCAGGGTATTCTAGTCTACGGCATCGTTCTTCTAGTCTTAAACTACGCCTTTGGGTACATCAACATTCAGCCGACCCGGCAGACCAAGTCCCTCAAGGAAAGCGATGACTACATCGTCGGGGTGGCCCCGGGAGACGCTACGGAGCGCTACATTATGCACCACTTCTCGTTACTCACATCCGTCTCGAACGTTTTCATCTTAATCATCGGGGTGGGTCCCTTGATCGTGGGACTGTTCTACGCACCGGCCGCCAACTACTCGTTATTCCTGGGGTCCATCATGATCCTCGTGGGGATGGCCTCCGGAATCACCGATCAAGTCCAC
Above is a window of Levilactobacillus zymae DNA encoding:
- the secY2 gene encoding accessory Sec system protein translocase subunit SecY2; translation: MHRYREFFTSLGWTAIILAVFVAGQVVPLPNVDSGTAQDALSNVTFLKLFANVTGSNLSNQALFSVGMGPFMSAMIIWQAVQSVADEQVGRMTIRQISFWKYLLTLFLAIIQSFQMVYFMRASLDPMYLIGTQIDITFAGTMLILIAGAMFVAWLANLNAAIGIGSSVALIVPGIVRGIPNNLMRGFGDNHTVPLKMTATTITIAVVIGLIFLILSVLVNAAELRIPIERPMLDREHSNSYLPIKLLTSVGMPFMFSSSIFTFPGYFINQSIGPTTDVQRFIASWFSYRTPQGILVYGIVLLVLNYAFGYINIQPTRQTKSLKESDDYIVGVAPGDATERYIMHHFSLLTSVSNVFILIIGVGPLIVGLFYAPAANYSLFLGSIMILVGMASGITDQVHALLTKNRYRVFD